AAACGCAGCGCAGGGGATGAACAGGTAACGCTTCCAATGCTGAGGGGTGACCATCTAAGGCGTTCAAACAACGCCCTCATGCTGAAAGCAAGCTTCCGTGGAAATCTGACGAGAACGGCCCCTAAGCATGACTGGATCTAACCGATCCCATCACCCTTTAAGCCATAAACCCAGCGACAGCAGACCGGCTGCAGCAATCCAGCTGCCCGTGACCCTCACCGCGATCTTGAGCCCCAGGCTGCGCATCACCACCACCTGGCCGCTGATCAACACCGACAGCACGGCCACGGCACTCACCACCCCCAGCATGTCGAGCGAGCCCCCAGAGCGGGCAGACGGCATGGTGAAGCCATTCACCAATCCAAACAACGCCCCAGAGGTGATGACCAGCAAAGCCAACAGAGAGGAACGAACCCTCTGGGCCAGGGCCACCAACACCCCCACCCCAATCACCATCAAGGTGGTGATCAGGCCCAGCGTTTGATCCAGTCCCCAGATCCGGCCCACCGAACCGCCCAGCCACCAGCTCACGGGCAAGAGAGCAAGCAGTAAGCGCCCTCCAGCCGCACCCTGCTGACCCGCCAACAGGGCCAGGCCAAGAACCAGCAACACATCCGACGGCGTGATCAGGAGGTGGACGATGCCGTCATAAAAGCCCCCGAAACCGGTCTCCGTGAGATGGGCAAAAAGCAATGGCATCAGGCACCTCCCAGCTGCATTAACGACCAAACACCCACCAAGGCGATCAGCACCCCACAAGCCCGCTGCACCCGCAGGCCCCATGGGAAGCGATCCAGTTCACCCAGCGCAATACCCACCAAATGCAGCAAGCCGGTGGCCACCACAAAAGCGAGGCTGAACAGCAGCGCATCCGCTCCATCGGGCAACTCCTCGCCATGGGCATAGCCATGAAAGAGGGCGAACAGCCCCACCAACCCGGCCGCGACCGTTAGGGGCAGACGCTGCTGAAGCATCACCATCACCCCCAGCACCAAAGCCGACAGGGCAATTCCCGTTTCCACACCCGGCAGGGGTAGCCCCAACATGCCTGCCAAGCCGCCGAAGGCCATCACCATCGGGAAGGCCACGGGCAACAACCAAATGGCTGGCATGCCCAGAACAGCCCCCCAAAGGCCAACAGCCACCATCGCCACCACATGATCCAATCCGGTGACGGGATGCAGCAGCCCTGCCAGCACACTGCTGGCACCACCGTCCGCGACATGGGCCTGCGCCGCCGGTGCCATCACCAAGGCCACCAGCGCCAACAGCACAAACGCTTTGTTGAACATGCTCCGCTGCGTCATCTCAGGCACCTCCGCTGAGCATCGCCAGCGTGGTCTCGATCGTCCAATAAGCACCAGCACAGCCAATCGCCCAGGCCGGGAGGCGCTGCACCCACAACGGCCAGCGGATCTGCAACTGCCGAAAGCTGCGCTGCAGGCCCAGCACCAGCACCACAAACAGGTCTTGGCCAATTTCAATCCCCACGTTGAACAGCAGCAACGCCAGCAGCAGCTCATGGTGAGGAAGGCCCAGGTCCGCCAAGCCCCGGGCATAACCAAAGCCGTGCAGAAGACCAAAGCCACAGGCCAGAAGCCAGGGATGGCGGAGGGTGAAGCTGGTGCGCCCACGCAGGAAGCGGACCACTTCCGTGCCCATGAACAGGATCGAAAGCGCAATCGCGGCATTGAGAGGCGCCGCCGGAATCTGCACGATCCCCACCGCCGAAACCGACAAGGTGATGCTGTTGGCGAGCGTGAAGGCCGTGACCGTTTTCAGCAGCATCCAGCCATCGCGCACGATCAGCACGAGACCGAGCAGCAACAACAGGTGATCGCCCCCCAGAAGGATGTGCTCGATCCCGAGACGCAGATAGGACCACACCCCTGGATGGCCATCGGCCTCGGAGGCCGAGGGAATCACAGCCGAAGGCCGTTCCGGCTGGATCAACAGGGTCTGGAGGGAATCCGTCTGCCAGGGCTTCACCCGCAGCAGCACCTCCGTGCCGGCGCCTCCCAAGCCATCGATGCTGATGGCTCGGCCCTCAAGGGGCTCACGGCAACGGAGCTGGGCGCGATACACCAAGGCCCGGGCCTCTCGGCTTGTGGCCAGATCGCCGTTGAGGGCGCAGTCATCCGGGAAGCGAGGCGCAAGCGGCAGTTCCCGCCCCTGGAGCAAGGGCAATTTCCACAGCATCTGGTAATCGCTAACCCCGGTGGCCTCGAGCTCCAGAAAGCCAGGAAACAGGTCGTGAGCAGTCGCCCAACGGGGCAGCAGCAACGCCGCAACCAGTAACAGGGGAAGAAGACAGCGACGCACCATGATCAGGGCTGAGGCATGCGCACGCTGTATTTCGCCAGCAGCTGGCGGTACAGCCCCTCTTGTTGGTCTTGACGCTGGGCAGCCTGCCAATCGCGTAGGACCGCATCACGCACCTGCTCCAGAGGCGGCAGCGTGCCTTGCTTCACAGCCGACACCCGCACAAGATGCATCCCATAGGCGGAGGGGATGGGCCCGACCCAAGCGCCGCGCGGTTGCTCAAGCAAAGCATCAGTGAAGCTGGAGCCGAATTGGGCCACCAGTTCACTGCGACGTTCTTCGCTCCAACGGCTCTCAATCATCGCCAGCGGGTCGCCAAGGGCCGAGGGGTTCACGCCTTGGCCGTTGCTATTGAGCTGGGCTTTCAAAGCTGCGGCATCCCGGTTCAAGCGATCACCTCGACGGGCAGGGTCAAGAAACACCTGTTCAAAACTCACCAGCGGTTCAGTGCGAAAGCGATCGGCATGGGCGATGAGATGGCCCTGCAACTCTTGATTGCTCGCGAGCGACAGCTTGAGCTCGCCCTCGTTCACAAACTCCATCTTCTGGCGCAGACGGCGGCGCACGATCGTGTCGTTGCGATCAAGCCCCAGAGCCATCGCCTCACGCACCAGCACCTCAGTGCGCACATGATCGTCAAACAGGCGCTGCAATTCCTCCTGAGAGGGAGGCCGTTGCCAGGTGCGCACGAATGCCTTCACCATGGTGGCCGCCTGCTCATCACTCACCACAATGTCCGCCGAGCCCTTCCCACCATCAGGGCTCCACAACGCCTGGAGCCCGAACAGGGCAGCACCCACCAGCAGAAAAGGAATGATGGGTTCCTTCAGGAGGGGCTGCAGGCGTTCGCGCCAGGGCATCAGGTGGGGTTGTACCAGATAGGACTGGTATAGGCCCGTTCCTGACTGGTGTAGGGCGCTTGGTCCGGCATCTCGTCGTAGAGGTTGAAATTCTTGCGGTCGTAGGCCAGCCAGGTGGGTGTGGGGATTTCGAGCACACGCACGTAATAGAACGCCTTGTGGCTGGGATCAAAGGAGGGATCGGTCCAATGGGCCGTGAGGTTGGTGGCG
This region of Synechococcus sp. WH 8016 genomic DNA includes:
- a CDS encoding HupE/UreJ family protein; this encodes MPLLFAHLTETGFGGFYDGIVHLLITPSDVLLVLGLALLAGQQGAAGGRLLLALLPVSWWLGGSVGRIWGLDQTLGLITTLMVIGVGVLVALAQRVRSSLLALLVITSGALFGLVNGFTMPSARSGGSLDMLGVVSAVAVLSVLISGQVVVMRSLGLKIAVRVTGSWIAAAGLLSLGLWLKG
- a CDS encoding HupE/UreJ family protein, producing MTQRSMFNKAFVLLALVALVMAPAAQAHVADGGASSVLAGLLHPVTGLDHVVAMVAVGLWGAVLGMPAIWLLPVAFPMVMAFGGLAGMLGLPLPGVETGIALSALVLGVMVMLQQRLPLTVAAGLVGLFALFHGYAHGEELPDGADALLFSLAFVVATGLLHLVGIALGELDRFPWGLRVQRACGVLIALVGVWSLMQLGGA
- a CDS encoding HupE/UreJ family protein, which gives rise to MVRRCLLPLLLVAALLLPRWATAHDLFPGFLELEATGVSDYQMLWKLPLLQGRELPLAPRFPDDCALNGDLATSREARALVYRAQLRCREPLEGRAISIDGLGGAGTEVLLRVKPWQTDSLQTLLIQPERPSAVIPSASEADGHPGVWSYLRLGIEHILLGGDHLLLLLGLVLIVRDGWMLLKTVTAFTLANSITLSVSAVGIVQIPAAPLNAAIALSILFMGTEVVRFLRGRTSFTLRHPWLLACGFGLLHGFGYARGLADLGLPHHELLLALLLFNVGIEIGQDLFVVLVLGLQRSFRQLQIRWPLWVQRLPAWAIGCAGAYWTIETTLAMLSGGA
- a CDS encoding peptidyl-prolyl cis-trans isomerase; its protein translation is MPWRERLQPLLKEPIIPFLLVGAALFGLQALWSPDGGKGSADIVVSDEQAATMVKAFVRTWQRPPSQEELQRLFDDHVRTEVLVREAMALGLDRNDTIVRRRLRQKMEFVNEGELKLSLASNQELQGHLIAHADRFRTEPLVSFEQVFLDPARRGDRLNRDAAALKAQLNSNGQGVNPSALGDPLAMIESRWSEERRSELVAQFGSSFTDALLEQPRGAWVGPIPSAYGMHLVRVSAVKQGTLPPLEQVRDAVLRDWQAAQRQDQQEGLYRQLLAKYSVRMPQP